One stretch of Saprospiraceae bacterium DNA includes these proteins:
- the pgmB gene encoding beta-phosphoglucomutase: MAGFSEQIKGCIFNLDGVIVDTAKHHYTAWKRLANQLGFDFSIEQHEELRGLSRLASLEKILEWGDVYMTEAEKLHWSDVKNNWYVELISNLKPSDVLPGALLFLRQVREAGLQMALSSASRSARSVLRSTHLEPYFDVIIDGYSTRKVKPDPESFLLAAQGLGLRPAECVVFEDAALGVWAGVAGGFTVVGIGQPEYLPKAHLVIPGFENLTLNSLLTQLSGTTVA, translated from the coding sequence ATGGCAGGTTTCTCGGAGCAAATAAAGGGCTGTATTTTCAACTTGGACGGTGTCATCGTTGACACGGCAAAACACCATTACACGGCGTGGAAAAGGCTGGCCAATCAGCTGGGGTTTGATTTTTCGATAGAGCAACACGAGGAACTGCGGGGGCTGAGCCGCTTGGCGAGCCTCGAAAAAATCCTCGAATGGGGCGATGTGTATATGACCGAGGCAGAAAAGTTGCACTGGTCGGACGTGAAGAACAACTGGTACGTCGAGCTCATCTCCAATCTGAAGCCATCGGATGTGCTGCCCGGCGCACTGTTGTTTCTGCGGCAAGTGCGAGAGGCAGGGCTTCAAATGGCGCTATCGTCGGCCTCGCGCAGCGCGCGGTCGGTGTTGCGCTCCACCCATCTTGAGCCTTATTTTGATGTGATTATTGATGGCTACAGCACCCGCAAGGTGAAGCCCGACCCGGAGTCGTTTCTGCTGGCTGCGCAGGGGCTTGGCTTGCGTCCCGCGGAATGTGTGGTGTTTGAGGATGCGGCGTTGGGTGTTTGGGCAGGCGTGGCAGGTGGTTTCACCGTCGTGGGTATTGGCCAGCCAGAGTATCTTCCCAAAGCACATTTGGTGATACCCGGTTTTGAAAATTTGACGTTGAACAGTCTGTTGACTCAACTTTCAGGCACAACCGTCGCCTGA
- a CDS encoding pentapeptide repeat-containing protein, protein MASEKKKKDESYTKRIDALARVIIALLVGMIIGVVVSQVGMEALQNEIHHVVFFFLWLIIITGLFALWVVQNKERLLKKLFGVSDTDLSELNKTGQSLLFSVVEKEYDQARRDLSLLFRKITAWYSWMNFRRWVVVAFQTLMVGLAGVLGTLLLYNQNKLLNQQNQLLNQQNLRLDQQTYLQEAERRSSFIFLMGNILDAVDSELKDDVGVQGVRDISPQLIGRIIALSHSLRPYRYLGTDSLVGRELSPERGYLLLSIVSSEIDKRSLRRVYQSADFSFADLKKAVLSGEYLAGINLTGADLEGARLDDTDLSNANLSDAEMNDAILVHANLRDARLRNTTLRKAYLESANLSSTNLSGADLRRANLSSANLSKARLSGTNLSGANLSHTIFAKAAFDQALFDSTIVAEYTWLDSLSRMGADTLRGTRHLVSNYYMDSVETNLGWFYLLRRKEGQ, encoded by the coding sequence ATGGCTTCCGAAAAGAAAAAAAAGGACGAATCTTACACGAAAAGAATTGACGCGCTGGCCCGCGTCATTATCGCCTTGCTAGTGGGCATGATTATCGGGGTAGTGGTGTCGCAAGTAGGCATGGAAGCGCTTCAAAACGAGATTCACCATGTCGTGTTCTTCTTTTTGTGGCTTATCATCATCACGGGGCTATTCGCGCTTTGGGTTGTTCAAAACAAAGAGAGGCTGTTGAAAAAACTGTTTGGCGTGTCCGACACGGATTTGAGCGAGCTCAACAAAACGGGGCAATCGCTGCTCTTCAGCGTGGTGGAGAAAGAGTACGACCAAGCACGACGCGACCTGAGCCTGCTGTTTCGCAAAATAACGGCTTGGTACTCCTGGATGAATTTCCGCCGATGGGTAGTGGTCGCGTTTCAGACGCTCATGGTGGGCTTGGCGGGTGTGTTGGGCACCTTGTTGCTCTATAACCAGAACAAACTGCTGAACCAACAAAACCAGTTGCTCAACCAACAAAACCTCCGCCTCGACCAGCAAACTTACCTCCAAGAAGCCGAACGGCGCAGTTCGTTCATCTTCTTGATGGGCAATATCTTGGATGCCGTTGACAGCGAACTCAAAGATGACGTGGGCGTGCAGGGCGTGCGCGACATCTCGCCTCAACTGATTGGGCGCATCATTGCATTGAGCCACTCGCTTCGCCCCTACCGATACCTCGGCACCGACTCGCTGGTGGGGCGCGAGCTCAGCCCCGAACGCGGCTATCTCTTGCTTTCCATCGTGAGCAGCGAGATTGACAAAAGAAGCCTGCGACGGGTGTACCAATCTGCCGATTTTTCGTTTGCCGACCTCAAAAAAGCGGTCTTGTCCGGTGAATATCTTGCAGGCATCAACCTAACAGGGGCCGACTTGGAGGGCGCTCGCCTCGACGATACCGACCTGAGCAACGCCAACCTGAGCGACGCGGAGATGAACGATGCCATTCTTGTCCACGCCAATTTGCGCGACGCGCGCCTCCGCAACACGACCCTGCGCAAAGCTTACTTGGAATCAGCCAACCTCTCCAGTACCAATCTATCCGGCGCCGACCTCCGCCGCGCCAATCTTTCCTCCGCCAATCTCAGCAAGGCCCGGCTGAGCGGCACCAACCTCAGCGGCGCCAATCTGAGCCATACGATATTCGCAAAAGCCGCCTTCGACCAAGCACTTTTCGACAGCACGATTGTGGCCGAATACACTTGGCTCGACTCGCTCAGTCGCATGGGAGCCGACACCCTGCGCGGCACAAGGCACTTGGTTTCCAACTACTACATGGACTCGGTGGAGACGAATCTAGGGTGGTTCTACTTATTGCGGAGAAAAGAAGGGCAGTGA
- a CDS encoding DUF433 domain-containing protein, with amino-acid sequence MAHKVINVDKEILGGTPVFWGTRVPLKNLFDYLEEGETVEEFLQDFPSVTREQVERVLTLSQKLITSSAEILHEDFA; translated from the coding sequence ATGGCACACAAAGTCATCAACGTTGACAAAGAAATCCTCGGCGGCACACCAGTCTTTTGGGGCACACGGGTGCCATTAAAAAACCTTTTCGACTACTTGGAAGAAGGCGAAACCGTCGAAGAGTTTTTGCAGGATTTCCCCTCCGTGACCCGCGAACAAGTAGAACGGGTATTGACGCTGTCGCAAAAACTCATCACTTCTTCTGCCGAAATCCTTCATGAAGATTTTGCTTGA